A genomic stretch from Nitrospirota bacterium includes:
- a CDS encoding four helix bundle protein — protein sequence MIEKANQLSERLLDYGVKIIKLTLKLEKTFAGKHIAGQLLRSGTSAGANYEEACGAQSRADFVHKLQIVMKELRESLYWLRLIQKSGISSSEDLNDLIDETKQLSNIIAKSLITAKRKCSV from the coding sequence GTGATAGAAAAAGCAAACCAACTTTCTGAAAGATTATTGGATTATGGGGTTAAGATAATAAAACTTACTCTGAAACTTGAAAAGACATTTGCTGGGAAACATATAGCTGGGCAATTATTACGCTCAGGAACTTCCGCTGGAGCCAATTATGAAGAGGCATGCGGTGCACAAAGTAGAGCAGATTTTGTACATAAACTCCAGATTGTTATGAAAGAGCTTCGTGAATCATTATATTGGCTGAGGTTAATTCAGAAATCCGGAATATCAAGCAGCGAAGATTTAAATGACCTCATTGATGAGACAAAGCAATTGAGTAATATTATTGCTAAATCGTTAATTACGGCGAAAAGAAAATGTTCAGTTTGA